One genomic window of Candidatus Schekmanbacteria bacterium includes the following:
- a CDS encoding Rne/Rng family ribonuclease: protein MSKQFIVNSTNYETRLAVLEEGNVVEIYIERKKERGYVGNIYKGRVTKVLPGMQAAFLDIGTEKAGFLYVDDICDDAEAYREFLETEESVFNNNVEESELVEIETEPQFLKERKKRSNVQIEDLLKDGQELLVQVARDPIGTKGPRLTSYISLPGRYLVLMPTVKHIGVSRKIEDRYERMRLKTIVEDLNKSNYGYIVRTVSEGKDEEEFISDMDFLTKLWKSISEKAEKRHSPGLIHSDLDLILRSIRDMLTMDVERVLIDSKKDYERCLKFVREFLPHYEDRIHHYESNEPIFDAFGIEVEIDKALGKKVWLKSGGYIVIDETEALVSIDVNTGRYVGKKNLQDTILKTNLEAVKEIAYQIRLRNIGGIIIIDFIDMQKEENREKVYKALEYEVSKDRIKTNILKISELGLIQMTRKRVRESLSKILCQPCEYCEGRGMVKSVDTVFFDILRKITRELSRVPHKKIMISVHPSIADKFYEEENHIIEDLEKTYHKKLVIKTDFDCHLEEYDIMTM, encoded by the coding sequence TTGTCTAAACAATTTATTGTAAATTCAACTAATTATGAGACTCGCCTCGCTGTTCTTGAAGAAGGTAATGTTGTCGAAATTTACATTGAAAGAAAAAAAGAACGCGGATATGTGGGAAATATTTACAAAGGAAGAGTTACGAAAGTACTTCCGGGTATGCAGGCGGCATTTTTAGATATAGGAACAGAAAAAGCTGGATTTCTGTATGTTGATGATATTTGTGACGATGCAGAGGCATATAGAGAGTTTCTTGAAACAGAAGAATCTGTATTCAATAATAATGTTGAGGAAAGTGAGCTCGTAGAAATTGAAACAGAGCCTCAGTTTCTAAAAGAAAGAAAGAAAAGGTCTAATGTTCAGATTGAAGACCTATTGAAGGATGGCCAAGAACTTCTTGTTCAAGTAGCACGTGACCCAATAGGAACAAAGGGACCTCGTTTGACATCATACATCTCCCTGCCGGGCAGATATTTAGTGCTTATGCCTACAGTCAAACATATTGGTGTTTCAAGAAAAATAGAAGACCGCTATGAAAGGATGCGCCTGAAAACTATCGTCGAAGATTTGAATAAATCTAATTATGGTTATATCGTAAGAACAGTAAGCGAAGGGAAAGATGAAGAAGAATTCATTTCAGATATGGATTTTCTTACAAAACTTTGGAAATCTATTTCTGAAAAAGCAGAAAAAAGACATTCCCCGGGCTTAATTCATTCTGATTTGGATTTAATACTTCGCTCTATTAGAGATATGCTTACAATGGATGTCGAGCGGGTTTTAATTGATTCAAAAAAGGATTATGAAAGATGTTTAAAATTTGTTCGTGAGTTTCTTCCACATTATGAAGATCGCATCCATCATTATGAATCAAATGAACCAATTTTTGATGCATTTGGAATTGAAGTTGAAATTGATAAGGCACTTGGGAAAAAAGTTTGGCTCAAATCAGGCGGTTATATAGTGATTGACGAAACAGAGGCACTTGTTTCTATTGATGTTAATACAGGTCGATATGTAGGCAAAAAAAATCTTCAAGATACTATTTTAAAAACAAATCTTGAAGCGGTCAAAGAGATAGCATATCAGATACGCCTGCGAAATATAGGCGGAATTATAATAATTGATTTTATCGATATGCAAAAGGAAGAAAATAGGGAAAAAGTTTACAAAGCTCTTGAATATGAAGTCAGTAAAGACAGAATAAAGACAAATATCTTGAAAATTTCTGAACTTGGCTTGATTCAAATGACACGCAAAAGAGTTAGAGAATCCCTTTCAAAGATTCTGTGTCAACCATGTGAATACTGTGAAGGGAGGGGAATGGTAAAATCTGTGGATACAGTTTTTTTTGACATTTTAAGAAAGATAACAAGAGAACTTTCCAGAGTACCACACAAGAAAATT